The Clostridioides difficile genome has a segment encoding these proteins:
- a CDS encoding class II aldolase/adducin family protein has translation MLLENLRKEVLQASLDLLNYNLVTLTGGNVSGRDEETGYVAITPSGMDYRNLTPSDIVIIDIDGNTVDGKWKASVDSPDHLYIYKYRDDINSIIHTHSTYSSCFAILNESIECASTTLANEVGGSVPVAKFSPPTSNQMGKCVIDVIGDKRACLLANHGVIAVGPSVKHALTAAVMLEDAAKVYYLAKSVGTPVLLPDEEVQRARNVFLNVYGQDK, from the coding sequence ATGTTATTAGAAAATTTGAGAAAAGAGGTATTACAAGCGTCTTTAGACCTTTTAAACTATAATTTAGTTACATTGACAGGAGGAAATGTTAGTGGAAGAGATGAAGAAACTGGATATGTAGCAATCACACCAAGTGGAATGGATTATAGAAATCTTACACCAAGTGATATTGTCATAATAGATATAGATGGAAATACTGTAGATGGTAAATGGAAAGCATCAGTAGATTCACCAGACCACTTATATATATATAAATATAGGGATGATATAAATAGTATAATACATACACACTCTACATATTCAAGTTGCTTTGCAATTTTAAATGAATCTATAGAGTGTGCAAGTACAACTCTTGCAAATGAAGTGGGGGGGTCAGTTCCAGTTGCAAAATTTTCACCACCAACATCTAATCAGATGGGAAAATGCGTTATTGATGTAATAGGCGATAAAAGAGCTTGTCTTTTAGCAAATCATGGAGTGATTGCAGTTGGACCATCTGTAAAGCATGCACTTACAGCAGCTGTAATGTTAGAAGATGCAGCAAAAGTGTATTATTTAGCAAAGTCAGTTGGTACACCAGTATTATTACCAGATGAAGAAGTTCAAAGAGCTAGAAATGTATTTCTTAATGTGTATGGTCAGGATAAGTAA
- a CDS encoding PTS galactitol transporter subunit IIC (with GatAB forms a phosphoenolpyruvate-dependent sugar phosphotransferase transporter for galactitol; subunit IIC forms the translocation channel and contains the substrate binding site), whose protein sequence is MAILNFIVGLGAQVMMPIIICIFGLILGTKLGKSLRAGLTVGVGFIGLNTIIALLTDNLGPATQQMVKNLGLSLSIIDVGWPAASAIAFASTVGALIIPIGLVVNIVMLITNTTQTVDVDIWDYWHFAFTGALVAGATQSVIWGIFAAVANMVIVLVMADLTAPGIEEYLGMPGISLPHGFTQAFVPIAIVVNKVLDLIPGINKIEINADTLQKKFGLFGEPLIMGSLIGIIIGIAAKYDIKGILQLGITMGAVLILIPKMAALLMEGLLPVSEAAQEFIEKRFKNRGKIYIGLDSAVGIGHPVTLSVALVLVPLTIVIAAILPGNKVLPFADLAVIPFALVLIVPITKGNVFRTLIIGIVIITSGLLIATDLAPLFTQMALNASFKMPEGATMISSICDGANPLSWVFVKIMNYKVIGGIILAVIALGMAIYNRNRIIKENKALSIQDEA, encoded by the coding sequence ATGGCGATATTAAATTTCATTGTTGGTTTAGGTGCACAAGTAATGATGCCAATAATAATATGTATTTTTGGCTTGATATTAGGCACAAAGCTTGGAAAATCTTTAAGAGCTGGTTTGACAGTAGGGGTTGGATTTATAGGTCTTAATACTATTATAGCTTTGTTAACAGATAACTTAGGTCCAGCTACACAACAAATGGTCAAAAACTTAGGATTAAGTTTATCAATAATAGATGTTGGATGGCCAGCAGCATCAGCTATAGCTTTTGCATCAACAGTAGGAGCTTTAATTATTCCAATAGGTCTTGTAGTAAACATAGTTATGTTAATTACTAATACAACTCAAACTGTTGATGTAGATATATGGGATTACTGGCACTTTGCATTTACAGGAGCTTTAGTGGCAGGAGCTACACAAAGTGTTATATGGGGAATATTTGCAGCAGTAGCAAATATGGTAATTGTTTTAGTAATGGCAGATTTAACAGCTCCAGGTATAGAAGAATACTTAGGAATGCCAGGTATATCTCTTCCTCATGGATTTACACAAGCATTTGTTCCAATTGCTATAGTTGTAAATAAAGTACTAGATTTGATTCCAGGGATAAATAAAATTGAAATAAATGCTGACACATTACAGAAAAAATTTGGTCTATTTGGAGAACCTTTAATAATGGGGTCTTTAATAGGGATAATAATTGGTATTGCAGCGAAGTATGACATAAAAGGTATATTGCAGTTAGGGATAACTATGGGAGCTGTTTTAATACTAATTCCAAAGATGGCAGCTTTGTTAATGGAAGGTTTGTTGCCAGTATCAGAGGCAGCACAAGAATTTATTGAAAAGAGATTTAAAAATAGAGGCAAGATATATATCGGTTTAGATTCAGCAGTAGGAATAGGACATCCTGTTACATTGTCAGTTGCGTTAGTACTAGTGCCTCTAACTATAGTTATAGCAGCTATTTTACCAGGTAATAAGGTTTTACCATTTGCAGATTTAGCTGTAATACCATTTGCACTTGTTTTAATTGTTCCAATTACAAAAGGAAATGTATTTAGGACTCTAATAATAGGAATAGTTATTATTACTTCTGGATTATTAATTGCAACTGATTTGGCACCACTATTTACTCAAATGGCTTTAAATGCAAGTTTTAAGATGCCTGAAGGAGCAACCATGATTTCAAGTATTTGTGATGGTGCAAATCCATTAAGTTGGGTATTTGTAAAAATTATGAATTACAAAGTAATTGGAGGAATAATTTTGGCAGTCATAGCTTTAGGAATGGCCATCTATAATAGAAACAGAATAATAAAGGAAAATAAAGCATTGTCTATACAAGATGAAGCTTAA
- a CDS encoding sigma 54-interacting transcriptional regulator, whose product MRQRIKNLIENEDKKNPLTDEAISSMLNIRREDVTFLRNELKIEDSRQRRKVVLIKAIKDIVKEEKNINKNDITRRLNSTGFTVSRFTVIQYLKEIQGSGDLKHDKENDDKKEELNAKEEKIDVAFDKLIGSTGSLSTIIKLAKAAILYPPHGLHTIIMGPTGVGKSELAECMYNFAVESSRFPKNAPFVVFNAADYSENPQLLLSQLFGHVKGAFTGADETKEGLVSKADGGILFIDEIHRLPYEGQEILFQLIDKGMVRKLGETKLTNKINVMIISATSEPIDSHLLNTFKRRIPVTIEIPELVARPLNERFDIINNFFLIEAQRMGANIHIKSDVLKALMLYDCIGNVGQLRSDIQVACARGLLNQLTNKQKEVTINISDVPGYVKQGLIRIRNCRGKIENYVDGDLIIDSDPQVEIEKKNEDIYTFPDEIYKLTERRHIDLLEQGLDFDVINRIVGGELESCIQKYIKQVKKVSITENLPDISPIVGKYIVELTCEVIKIASQYLNSLEPNLHLCLAVHLKAAFERLKEGKLISNAHLKEIIGNYPLEYSVAEKVAQHLKERYNINLPKEEIGIIAIYFKMSSRREISEQKKIGVLLMAHGRVASSVCEVTNKLLGINHARYLDMPFEKKPEEMIEEATNVIKDIDEGRGVIILVDMGSLSYFGDIISGKTGIDIRTISRFDTLLCIEVIRRAVLPDLTIDEIVDEVKNIEPLVKDKVSKEHNSKIYNRKPIIVTLCITGLGGACKIKQSLEDSIKGINEKVDIETIGMIEYPSLDLEIKQISNEKNVIAIVGTIDPQIPNIPFFSLVDIDDKTKLNQINNLIDTNQIATTNKKYELSDLIQKEDIFVDLEIKSKEEVLKYMSKKLKEKGYVTKNFYKKVVERDNLFPTELSDGIAIPHTDGIDVIRPAISIAILKNPIVWSKNKVKIILLLAVDQKCFNPLNTLLTFIETDEFKKIKNIKDRDFIREMILDGVNANNQ is encoded by the coding sequence ATGAGGCAAAGAATAAAAAACTTAATTGAAAATGAAGATAAGAAAAATCCTTTAACAGATGAAGCAATTTCAAGTATGTTAAATATTCGAAGAGAAGATGTTACCTTTTTAAGAAATGAATTAAAAATAGAAGATTCTAGACAAAGAAGAAAAGTTGTTTTGATTAAAGCTATAAAAGATATTGTAAAAGAAGAAAAAAATATAAATAAAAATGATATAACAAGAAGATTAAATAGTACTGGATTTACTGTATCAAGATTTACAGTTATACAGTATTTAAAAGAAATTCAAGGTTCTGGTGATTTAAAACATGATAAAGAAAATGATGATAAAAAAGAGGAACTAAATGCTAAAGAAGAAAAAATAGATGTGGCCTTTGATAAATTAATAGGAAGTACTGGAAGTTTAAGTACAATCATCAAATTAGCTAAGGCTGCTATACTTTATCCTCCTCATGGATTGCATACTATCATTATGGGGCCAACTGGCGTTGGAAAAAGTGAGTTAGCAGAGTGCATGTATAACTTTGCAGTAGAATCATCTAGATTTCCTAAAAATGCACCATTTGTAGTCTTTAATGCAGCAGACTACTCAGAAAATCCACAACTTTTGTTATCTCAATTATTTGGTCATGTTAAGGGTGCTTTTACAGGAGCTGATGAAACTAAAGAAGGGTTAGTATCAAAAGCAGATGGGGGTATATTGTTTATAGATGAAATACATAGATTGCCTTATGAAGGTCAAGAAATACTATTTCAATTGATTGATAAGGGAATGGTTAGAAAATTAGGAGAAACAAAGCTTACAAATAAAATAAATGTAATGATTATTTCTGCAACTTCTGAACCAATAGATTCTCATTTACTTAATACTTTTAAAAGACGTATACCTGTGACAATTGAAATACCAGAATTAGTTGCAAGACCATTAAATGAAAGGTTTGACATTATAAATAATTTTTTCTTAATAGAAGCTCAAAGAATGGGGGCAAACATACACATAAAATCAGATGTCTTAAAAGCCCTTATGCTTTATGATTGTATAGGAAATGTAGGTCAGCTTAGAAGTGATATTCAAGTAGCTTGTGCTAGAGGACTATTAAATCAACTTACAAATAAACAAAAAGAAGTAACTATAAATATATCAGATGTACCTGGGTATGTGAAACAAGGTCTTATAAGGATAAGAAACTGTAGAGGAAAGATAGAAAATTATGTAGATGGAGATTTAATTATAGATTCAGACCCTCAAGTTGAGATAGAAAAGAAAAATGAAGATATATATACTTTCCCAGATGAAATATACAAACTTACTGAAAGAAGACACATTGATTTATTAGAACAAGGCTTAGACTTTGATGTTATCAATAGGATTGTTGGAGGCGAATTAGAAAGCTGTATTCAGAAGTATATAAAACAAGTTAAAAAAGTTTCTATTACTGAGAATTTACCTGATATAAGTCCTATTGTTGGAAAATACATTGTAGAGTTAACTTGCGAAGTAATCAAAATAGCATCACAGTATCTTAATTCATTAGAACCAAATCTACACTTATGTCTAGCAGTTCATTTAAAAGCAGCTTTTGAAAGATTAAAAGAAGGAAAATTAATATCAAATGCTCATTTGAAAGAGATAATAGGAAATTATCCATTAGAGTATTCTGTAGCAGAAAAGGTAGCACAACATCTAAAGGAAAGATATAATATAAATTTGCCAAAAGAAGAAATAGGTATAATAGCAATATATTTTAAAATGAGTAGTAGAAGAGAAATTTCTGAACAAAAAAAGATAGGTGTACTTCTCATGGCACATGGAAGAGTTGCATCATCTGTGTGTGAGGTTACCAATAAGTTGTTAGGTATTAATCATGCAAGGTATTTGGATATGCCATTTGAGAAAAAGCCAGAAGAGATGATTGAAGAAGCTACTAATGTAATAAAAGATATTGATGAAGGAAGAGGAGTAATTATATTAGTTGATATGGGTTCACTTTCATACTTTGGAGATATTATCTCTGGAAAAACAGGGATTGATATAAGAACAATATCTAGATTTGATACATTACTCTGTATAGAAGTCATACGAAGAGCAGTTCTACCAGATTTGACAATAGATGAGATAGTTGATGAAGTTAAAAATATAGAGCCATTAGTGAAAGATAAAGTTAGTAAAGAGCACAATTCAAAGATATACAATAGAAAGCCTATAATTGTAACATTATGTATTACTGGATTAGGAGGAGCCTGTAAGATAAAGCAAAGTTTAGAAGACAGTATTAAAGGGATAAATGAAAAGGTTGATATAGAGACTATTGGTATGATTGAGTATCCAAGTCTTGATTTAGAGATAAAACAAATAAGCAATGAAAAAAATGTAATCGCAATAGTTGGAACAATTGACCCTCAGATACCAAACATCCCATTTTTTAGCCTAGTAGACATTGATGATAAAACAAAATTGAATCAAATAAATAACTTAATTGATACAAATCAAATTGCCACAACAAATAAAAAATATGAATTGTCTGATTTAATTCAAAAAGAAGATATATTTGTAGATTTAGAAATTAAATCAAAAGAAGAAGTTCTTAAATATATGAGCAAAAAACTAAAAGAAAAAGGCTATGTAACAAAAAATTTCTATAAAAAAGTAGTGGAAAGAGATAATTTATTTCCAACTGAGTTGTCAGACGGAATAGCAATACCTCATACAGATGGAATTGATGTAATCAGACCAGCAATAAGCATAGCTATCTTAAAAAATCCTATTGTATGGAGTAAAAACAAAGTAAAAATAATACTTCTACTAGCTGTAGACCAGAAATGTTTTAATCCATTGAATACTCTACTTACATTTATAGAAACAGATGAATTTAAAAAAATTAAAAACATTAAAGATAGAGATTTTATTAGGGAGATGATATTAGATGGAGTCAATGCAAATAATCAGTAG
- a CDS encoding PTS sugar transporter subunit IIB, whose protein sequence is MTKKILVACGTGVCTSTIAINKLKKALEEAKKLDMVSITQCKVVEVASKAPDYDLIICTTQISSSIKTPVINGLPFLTGVGMDKLIKEVLEKLEL, encoded by the coding sequence GTGACTAAAAAAATATTAGTTGCATGTGGAACAGGAGTATGTACTTCAACAATTGCTATAAATAAATTAAAGAAGGCATTAGAAGAAGCTAAGAAATTAGATATGGTTAGTATTACTCAATGTAAAGTAGTAGAAGTCGCTTCAAAAGCACCAGATTATGATTTAATAATCTGTACTACACAAATATCTAGTAGTATAAAAACACCTGTAATAAATGGGCTACCTTTTTTAACTGGAGTAGGAATGGATAAATTAATCAAAGAAGTGCTTGAAAAATTAGAGTTATAA
- a CDS encoding thiamine pyrophosphate-dependent dehydrogenase E1 component subunit alpha, with amino-acid sequence MTVSKETLLEMYKRMNQARKFEEKVSWFFARGMVHGTTHLSVGQEASSVAAVMALEKGDLVSLTHRGHSQFIGMGIDLNKMMAELMGKETGFCKGKGGSMHIADIESGNLGANGVVGGGLTIAPGAALTQQYKKTGKIVLCSFGDGASNEGTFHEGINLSSIWKLPIIFYCENNLYGMSTSVKRHMNIDSVATRAASYGIEGISIDGYNPIEVYETVQKAAEKCRRGEGPVLIESRTYRWLGHSKSDANVYRTKEEIESWKAKDPIKFLKNYLIENNMANENELDTIEDFAKQSIEEAVEFAQNSPNPKIESLLEDVYAD; translated from the coding sequence ATGACAGTATCAAAAGAAACATTGCTTGAAATGTACAAGAGAATGAATCAAGCTAGAAAGTTTGAAGAGAAAGTTAGTTGGTTTTTTGCAAGAGGTATGGTACATGGAACAACTCATTTATCAGTAGGTCAAGAAGCTTCAAGTGTTGCTGCTGTAATGGCGCTAGAAAAAGGCGATTTAGTTTCATTAACTCATAGAGGACATAGCCAATTTATAGGAATGGGAATAGATTTAAATAAAATGATGGCTGAGCTTATGGGAAAAGAGACTGGATTTTGTAAAGGAAAAGGAGGCTCAATGCATATAGCAGATATTGAGTCAGGTAACTTAGGAGCAAATGGAGTCGTAGGTGGGGGTCTTACTATAGCTCCTGGAGCTGCACTTACACAACAATATAAAAAGACAGGAAAAATAGTTTTATGTAGTTTTGGTGATGGTGCATCAAATGAAGGTACTTTTCATGAAGGAATAAACTTGTCATCAATATGGAAATTACCAATAATATTTTATTGTGAAAACAACCTATATGGTATGTCAACAAGTGTAAAACGCCATATGAATATAGATAGTGTTGCTACAAGAGCAGCATCTTATGGTATAGAAGGAATATCAATAGATGGATATAACCCAATAGAAGTATATGAAACAGTACAAAAAGCAGCTGAAAAATGTAGAAGAGGAGAAGGACCTGTATTAATTGAAAGTAGGACTTATAGATGGTTAGGTCATTCAAAATCAGATGCAAATGTGTATAGAACAAAAGAAGAGATAGAATCATGGAAGGCAAAAGACCCTATAAAATTTTTAAAAAATTATCTTATAGAAAATAATATGGCAAATGAAAATGAATTAGATACAATTGAAGATTTTGCGAAACAATCAATAGAAGAGGCAGTAGAATTTGCTCAAAATAGCCCAAATCCAAAAATAGAATCTTTATTAGAAGATGTATATGCAGACTAA
- a CDS encoding alpha-ketoacid dehydrogenase subunit beta yields the protein MSTRELTYAQAIKEAMSEEMRRDENVVFMGEDIGIYGGAFGVSVGMIDEFGPERVRDTPISEAAIAGAAAGAAATGLRPIMEVMFMDFVTISMDAIVNQAAKMRYMFGGKAQVPMVVRCPGGSGTGSAEQHSQSLEAWFCHVPGVKVVAPSTPADAKGLLKAAIRDNNPVIFVENKLLYRKKGIVPEGDYVIDIGKADIKKEGSDVTVITYGRMLQSVEEAVENLSKENIDVEIIDLRTLYPLDKETIVKSVCKTGRALICHEAAKTGGLGGEISALITESESFDYLDAPVKRICGKDVPIPYNPELEKAVVPRIDEIEDAIKSLVVR from the coding sequence ATGAGTACAAGAGAATTAACATATGCACAAGCAATAAAAGAAGCAATGTCAGAAGAAATGAGAAGAGATGAAAACGTAGTATTTATGGGAGAAGATATTGGAATATATGGAGGAGCATTTGGTGTATCAGTGGGAATGATAGATGAATTTGGTCCAGAAAGAGTAAGAGACACTCCTATATCAGAGGCAGCTATAGCAGGAGCAGCTGCAGGAGCAGCTGCAACTGGGTTAAGACCTATCATGGAAGTAATGTTTATGGATTTTGTTACAATATCTATGGATGCAATTGTAAATCAAGCAGCAAAAATGAGATATATGTTTGGTGGCAAAGCTCAGGTTCCAATGGTTGTTAGATGTCCTGGTGGTTCTGGAACGGGTTCAGCAGAACAACATTCACAAAGTTTAGAAGCTTGGTTTTGTCATGTGCCAGGAGTAAAAGTAGTTGCACCTTCAACACCAGCAGATGCTAAGGGATTATTAAAAGCAGCTATAAGAGACAATAATCCAGTAATATTTGTTGAAAACAAATTGTTATATAGAAAAAAAGGAATTGTCCCAGAGGGAGATTATGTAATTGATATTGGAAAGGCAGATATTAAAAAAGAAGGTTCTGATGTTACAGTAATCACTTATGGAAGGATGTTACAAAGTGTTGAAGAGGCTGTAGAAAACTTATCAAAAGAAAATATAGATGTAGAAATTATAGATTTAAGAACTTTATATCCATTAGATAAAGAGACCATAGTAAAGAGTGTATGTAAAACTGGTAGAGCTTTAATTTGCCATGAAGCAGCTAAGACTGGTGGTCTAGGTGGAGAGATATCAGCGTTAATAACAGAGAGTGAATCATTTGATTACTTAGATGCACCAGTAAAAAGAATCTGTGGAAAAGATGTGCCAATACCATATAATCCAGAGCTAGAAAAAGCAGTAGTCCCAAGAATTGATGAAATAGAAGATGCAATAAAATCTTTAGTTGTTAGATAA
- a CDS encoding PTS sugar transporter subunit IIA, protein MESMQIISSNLIFKDIEVSSNEDALKFLGQRLFDKQYVKESYIEAVIEREKKYATGLPTGIYGIAIPHTDIVHVNEPGIAIGILNEPVKFIMMGTDDTEIDVKVIFMLAVKEPQEQLQLLERLMTIFQDENMLNNIIDLSEESVSDLLNSKLNN, encoded by the coding sequence ATGGAGTCAATGCAAATAATCAGTAGTAATTTAATTTTTAAAGATATTGAAGTATCAAGTAATGAAGACGCTTTGAAGTTTTTGGGACAACGTTTGTTTGATAAGCAATATGTAAAAGAAAGTTATATAGAAGCAGTCATAGAAAGAGAGAAAAAATATGCTACAGGACTGCCAACAGGAATCTATGGAATAGCAATTCCACATACAGATATAGTGCATGTAAATGAGCCAGGGATAGCTATTGGTATATTAAATGAACCTGTAAAATTCATAATGATGGGTACAGATGACACTGAAATTGATGTAAAGGTCATATTTATGTTGGCAGTTAAAGAACCACAAGAGCAATTACAACTATTAGAAAGACTAATGACCATATTCCAAGATGAAAATATGTTAAATAATATTATTGATTTAAGTGAAGAAAGTGTAAGTGATTTATTAAATTCTAAACTGAATAATTAA
- the lpdA gene encoding dihydrolipoyl dehydrogenase, with product MSVEVIMPKAGVAMEEGTIVSWLKQEGEEVKIGEPILEITTDKVNMEIESEGEGILAAIIHKEEGEVLPVFTVIGVIAEKGEKQEEVKAKYLSGNVSKEDLTVETEKIEIKEEKKIKKESNHDYDVVVIGGGPGGYLSALKAAMLGGKVALVEEDTLGGTCLNRGCIPTKTYVKTVEILEEIEQLSKRGVKVSVDKEQDIKKAIKYKNRVVKKLTAGVGGLLKSRGVDVFNLKATVKEAHKVILSDGKVLDTENTIIATGSKVRILPIKGIESKLIITSTEALDLDIVPEELVIIGGGVIGCEFAEIFNSRGSKVTVIEMEDRIIPRMDKELCQSLRDSLKKKGINILTEKKVSEFKEEGNKIIVCIEGEEPIKADLGLYAIGRQANLSGIEDLDIKIDRGSIVVNSKMETSIPSIYAVGDVTGGIMLAHAAFKMGEVAASNALGMDEEVDLSALPSCVYTVPEVASVGLTEEDAKQKYNIKIGKFNFAGNGRALASGQEQGYVKVISDAKYGEILGVHMFGCGVAELINHAASFKALEIPADEASDLIFGHPCTSEALMEALADVNGECLHLPKK from the coding sequence ATGTCAGTAGAAGTCATAATGCCAAAAGCTGGAGTAGCTATGGAAGAAGGTACTATAGTATCTTGGCTAAAACAAGAAGGCGAAGAAGTAAAAATTGGAGAACCTATACTAGAGATAACAACAGATAAAGTTAACATGGAAATAGAATCAGAAGGAGAAGGTATACTTGCTGCAATTATACATAAAGAAGAAGGCGAAGTATTACCAGTATTTACAGTAATAGGTGTAATAGCAGAAAAGGGAGAAAAGCAAGAAGAAGTAAAGGCTAAATACTTATCTGGAAACGTATCAAAAGAAGATTTAACTGTTGAAACAGAAAAAATAGAAATAAAAGAGGAAAAGAAAATTAAAAAAGAGAGTAATCATGATTACGATGTGGTAGTAATAGGTGGAGGACCTGGAGGGTATTTATCAGCATTAAAAGCAGCTATGTTAGGTGGAAAAGTTGCATTAGTAGAAGAGGATACATTAGGAGGAACTTGCCTAAATAGAGGTTGTATTCCTACAAAAACTTATGTTAAAACAGTAGAAATATTAGAAGAAATTGAACAATTATCAAAGAGAGGTGTAAAAGTATCTGTTGATAAGGAACAAGATATAAAAAAGGCTATAAAGTATAAAAACAGAGTAGTTAAAAAACTTACAGCTGGTGTTGGTGGATTGTTAAAGAGCAGGGGAGTAGATGTATTTAATCTTAAAGCTACTGTCAAAGAAGCACATAAAGTAATATTATCAGATGGAAAAGTTTTAGACACAGAGAATACAATAATTGCCACTGGTTCTAAGGTGAGAATCCTGCCAATAAAAGGGATAGAATCAAAATTAATAATAACTAGTACAGAAGCTTTAGATTTGGATATAGTACCAGAAGAGCTAGTAATAATTGGTGGTGGAGTAATAGGCTGTGAATTTGCAGAGATATTCAACTCAAGAGGTTCTAAAGTAACTGTAATAGAAATGGAAGATAGAATAATTCCAAGAATGGACAAAGAATTGTGCCAGTCTTTAAGGGATTCACTTAAGAAAAAGGGAATAAATATATTAACTGAAAAGAAAGTTTCTGAATTTAAAGAAGAAGGAAATAAAATAATAGTATGTATTGAAGGAGAAGAACCAATAAAGGCAGATTTAGGTCTATATGCTATAGGAAGACAAGCTAATCTATCTGGTATAGAAGACTTAGATATTAAAATAGATAGAGGTTCAATAGTTGTAAATAGCAAAATGGAAACAAGTATACCAAGTATATATGCAGTAGGTGATGTTACTGGAGGTATAATGCTAGCTCATGCAGCTTTTAAAATGGGAGAGGTAGCAGCTTCAAATGCTTTAGGTATGGATGAAGAAGTAGATTTAAGTGCATTACCTAGTTGTGTTTATACAGTTCCAGAGGTTGCATCAGTTGGACTTACAGAAGAAGATGCTAAGCAAAAATATAATATAAAAATCGGTAAATTTAACTTTGCTGGAAATGGAAGAGCTTTAGCTTCTGGGCAAGAACAAGGATATGTAAAAGTAATATCAGATGCTAAATATGGAGAAATTTTAGGTGTGCATATGTTTGGATGTGGTGTAGCAGAACTTATAAATCATGCAGCATCATTTAAGGCATTAGAAATACCTGCTGATGAAGCTAGTGATTTGATTTTTGGTCATCCATGTACTTCAGAAGCTCTGATGGAAGCTTTAGCAGATGTAAATGGTGAATGCTTACATCTACCAAAAAAATAA
- a CDS encoding 2-oxo acid dehydrogenase subunit E2, with the protein MVANKVKATPAARNQARKDNIELDRLIGSGENGRIHLVDVLNYLENNKVKATPLAKRIAEDLNIDLENVVGTGHNRKIKKSDIEKIHTQEAIISTDVSKSNDTNETKSKHENLSTFNTVEGEFEKPNPMRATVAKRMSESYFSAPVFTFNIEVDATELKALRSKLIDTIKESTGVKLTMTDLIVMAVSRVLPNHQALNSAWTDSGIFRYKDINIAIAVGLDEGLYVPVVKNVNEKSLKEIAKESKELAEKVKTGKLLPSDQEGNTFTISNVGMYGITTFTPIINMPSSAILGVGATQDKFVPVNGEAKIKPIMNLSLTSDHRIIDGTVAAKFLKDLKELLENPLSMLV; encoded by the coding sequence ATGGTGGCAAATAAAGTAAAAGCCACACCAGCAGCCAGAAATCAAGCAAGAAAAGACAATATAGAGCTAGATAGGCTGATTGGAAGTGGAGAAAATGGAAGAATACATCTAGTAGATGTGTTAAATTATCTAGAAAATAATAAAGTAAAAGCAACTCCTTTAGCAAAAAGAATAGCAGAGGATTTAAATATAGATTTAGAAAATGTTGTAGGTACTGGCCACAATAGAAAAATAAAAAAATCAGATATAGAAAAGATACATACACAAGAGGCTATCATATCAACTGATGTATCTAAATCTAATGATACAAACGAAACAAAATCAAAGCATGAAAATTTAAGTACATTTAATACTGTAGAAGGAGAGTTCGAAAAGCCAAATCCAATGAGAGCAACTGTAGCAAAGCGAATGTCAGAAAGTTACTTCAGTGCTCCTGTATTTACATTCAATATAGAAGTAGATGCTACAGAACTTAAAGCACTTAGATCAAAATTAATAGATACAATAAAAGAATCAACTGGAGTAAAATTAACAATGACAGATTTAATAGTAATGGCTGTATCTAGAGTACTTCCAAATCATCAAGCATTAAATTCAGCATGGACAGATAGTGGAATATTTAGATATAAAGATATAAATATAGCTATTGCTGTTGGACTAGATGAAGGTTTATATGTTCCAGTAGTAAAAAATGTAAATGAAAAATCGTTAAAAGAAATAGCCAAAGAAAGTAAAGAACTTGCTGAAAAAGTAAAAACAGGAAAACTTTTACCATCAGACCAAGAAGGGAATACATTTACTATAAGCAATGTTGGAATGTATGGTATAACGACATTTACACCTATAATAAATATGCCTTCAAGTGCAATACTTGGTGTAGGAGCAACTCAAGATAAGTTTGTGCCAGTAAATGGAGAAGCTAAAATAAAACCTATAATGAATTTATCATTAACATCAGACCACAGAATAATAGATGGCACAGTAGCAGCGAAATTCTTAAAAGATTTAAAAGAATTATTAGAAAATCCATTATCAATGCTTGTTTAG